A portion of the Algisphaera agarilytica genome contains these proteins:
- a CDS encoding ClpP family protease produces MDPTFNPLALMPQAMAQGLDAKAMANPYPNPQLAPPIGRYREMTIDEMLLENRVVFLIGEINHASAMGVVMRLLHLQNQKPGQDINLYINSPGGSVDDTLAMIDTMDFISSDVNTYCIGKAMSGGALTLAAGTKGKRYCLPHAKVMIHQPYGGIYGQASDVKIQADEILKTKNELNELLAGYTGQSVEQIAKDAERDKFFGAQEAKDYGLVDEVIEKPAKKDSDDAS; encoded by the coding sequence ATGGACCCGACGTTCAACCCCCTCGCCCTGATGCCCCAAGCGATGGCCCAAGGCCTCGACGCCAAGGCCATGGCCAATCCGTACCCCAACCCCCAGCTCGCCCCGCCCATCGGCCGCTACCGCGAGATGACCATCGACGAGATGCTGCTCGAAAACCGGGTGGTCTTCCTCATCGGCGAGATCAACCACGCCAGTGCCATGGGCGTCGTGATGCGGCTCCTGCACCTGCAGAACCAGAAGCCCGGCCAAGACATCAACCTCTACATCAACTCGCCAGGCGGCAGCGTCGACGACACGCTGGCCATGATCGACACGATGGACTTCATCAGCTCCGACGTGAACACCTACTGCATCGGCAAGGCGATGTCCGGCGGCGCCCTCACCCTCGCCGCGGGCACCAAGGGCAAACGCTACTGCCTGCCCCACGCCAAGGTCATGATCCACCAGCCCTACGGCGGGATCTACGGCCAAGCCTCGGACGTCAAGATCCAGGCCGACGAAATCCTCAAGACCAAGAATGAGCTCAACGAGCTGCTCGCGGGCTACACCGGCCAATCGGTCGAGCAGATCGCCAAGGACGCCGAACGCGACAAGTTCTTCGGTGCCCAGGAAGCCAAGGACTACGGCCTCGTCGACGAAGTCATCGAGAAGCCCGCCAAGAAAGATTCGGACGACGCGTCCTGA
- a CDS encoding PEP-CTERM sorting domain-containing protein, whose protein sequence is MKWFNVGTRYVFTIALFASISCGAYGNVLVNGGFETGDLTGWDEPDVNNNPWSVLGFARTGSHSAYSAPMPTAGPSNLYQSFDPIPVSQITEAGYWYFHMGGTGSVGSAVTLTFSDASQVQDTLFAEDPEYVQFEWAYRDLTPTLAGYADKSLTQISFFTGVNKAKYIDDVVIVPEPSSLLLIGLGGVAICTRSRRAQG, encoded by the coding sequence ATGAAATGGTTCAACGTTGGAACCCGCTACGTCTTTACGATTGCGCTGTTTGCTTCGATTTCCTGCGGAGCATATGGCAACGTTCTGGTCAACGGCGGCTTCGAGACCGGCGACCTCACCGGCTGGGACGAGCCGGACGTGAACAACAACCCCTGGTCGGTCCTCGGCTTCGCCCGCACGGGCAGCCACTCGGCGTATAGCGCGCCGATGCCCACCGCCGGGCCGAGCAATCTCTACCAGAGTTTTGATCCGATCCCTGTCAGCCAGATCACCGAAGCGGGTTATTGGTATTTCCATATGGGGGGTACTGGAAGCGTCGGCTCAGCCGTGACGCTGACGTTTTCCGACGCCAGCCAGGTGCAGGACACCCTGTTTGCCGAGGACCCCGAATACGTCCAATTCGAGTGGGCCTACCGCGACCTGACCCCGACGCTTGCAGGCTATGCCGACAAGTCCCTCACGCAGATCAGCTTCTTCACCGGTGTGAACAAAGCCAAGTACATCGACGACGTGGTGATCGTCCCCGAACCCTCCTCGCTGCTGCTGATCGGCCTGGGAGGCGTGGCGATCTGCACGCGGTCGCGACGGGCTCAGGGTTAG
- a CDS encoding dockerin type I repeat-containing protein has product MEIPQINAAITLPSDPTSPLTTEGLLGPTFTIKAFYDSGASGVLLAKETADALGVPLASGVEFGDVGVGGIDYFNVSENINIHLAPFLAPFGVGADIDNPATFTQTYNQVFTNIRAQVAQQNSDTFIGGLDVFGMPLFQGKTVTMDSRRFNGGEIEVTDVNVYNSGQLPNSVPDADFHIQTTYADFSRFTQTTGGEGPTFSENPFIGGDPLDALIPGGGVAAANTLSSIPLDTQVVASYGGTSSGGSWLYDMGAMTSIISEQQAALMGVTYSEDTLPDGTPFLEGAPLEDQFQLQVGGVGGTTTVAGFLLDTLTLPTVEGEPITYTKAPVLVLDIAVEDPDTGDQLTLAGILGMNLILPNFEINTLDLRASAFDFITFDEPSGLLGLTLNPDVVDITLPGDYNGNGVVDAADYTIWQDSFGSMDDLAADGNGNGIVDAADYTIWQDNFGNTSAASGLSNFTIIPEPASLLMVSGLGVLMASRRRNPITC; this is encoded by the coding sequence GTGGAGATCCCGCAGATCAACGCGGCGATTACGTTGCCTAGCGATCCGACTTCGCCGTTGACCACCGAGGGCTTGCTTGGTCCGACGTTCACGATTAAAGCGTTCTACGACAGTGGGGCGAGCGGTGTCTTGCTGGCAAAAGAAACCGCAGACGCCCTGGGTGTCCCGCTTGCTTCAGGGGTTGAATTTGGTGATGTCGGTGTGGGTGGCATCGACTATTTCAATGTGTCCGAGAACATTAATATCCACCTCGCACCTTTTCTCGCGCCGTTTGGTGTGGGTGCGGATATCGATAATCCTGCGACCTTTACCCAAACCTACAACCAAGTCTTTACCAACATCCGGGCCCAGGTCGCTCAGCAAAACAGCGACACCTTTATTGGCGGCCTCGATGTGTTTGGCATGCCTCTGTTCCAGGGCAAGACGGTGACCATGGACTCTCGCAGGTTTAACGGCGGCGAGATCGAGGTCACCGATGTCAATGTCTATAACTCGGGACAGCTTCCCAACAGCGTGCCTGATGCGGATTTTCATATCCAAACGACCTATGCGGACTTCTCGCGTTTCACTCAGACCACCGGCGGCGAGGGGCCAACCTTCAGCGAAAACCCTTTTATTGGCGGAGACCCGCTTGACGCGTTGATCCCTGGTGGCGGTGTTGCGGCAGCCAATACGCTTAGCTCAATACCATTGGATACCCAGGTGGTGGCCAGCTACGGCGGGACCTCATCCGGCGGGAGTTGGCTCTATGACATGGGGGCAATGACCTCGATTATCTCCGAGCAGCAGGCTGCGCTGATGGGGGTGACATATAGCGAAGACACGCTCCCCGATGGCACACCGTTCCTCGAAGGTGCTCCGTTGGAAGATCAATTCCAGCTTCAGGTCGGCGGCGTCGGCGGCACGACCACCGTTGCAGGGTTCCTGCTCGACACGCTCACGCTGCCCACCGTTGAGGGCGAGCCGATCACCTACACCAAGGCACCGGTCCTGGTTTTGGATATCGCGGTGGAGGACCCCGACACCGGTGATCAGCTCACACTTGCGGGCATCCTCGGCATGAACTTGATCCTGCCCAACTTCGAAATCAACACGCTCGATCTCCGGGCGAGTGCCTTTGATTTCATTACCTTCGACGAGCCTTCGGGTTTGCTCGGCCTGACGCTCAACCCCGACGTCGTCGACATCACCCTCCCCGGCGACTACAACGGCAACGGCGTCGTCGACGCAGCGGACTACACCATCTGGCAAGACAGCTTCGGCTCGATGGACGATCTGGCCGCCGACGGCAACGGCAACGGTATCGTGGACGCGGCCGACTACACTATCTGGCAAGACAACTTCGGCAACACCAGCGCCGCCAGCGGTCTGTCCAATTTCACCATCATCCCCGAACCCGCATCCCTCCTGATGGTTTCGGGGCTGGGCGTTTTGATGGCTTCGCGGCGTCGCAACCCAATTACTTGCTGA
- a CDS encoding SDR family NAD(P)-dependent oxidoreductase has product MPKTILLTGATDGIGLETAKMLAPLGHHLLLHGRSAAKLEQTKSQVASLPGAGPVETYAADLSDMKQVEALAAEVSSKHEKLDVLINNAGVFMTPTPVTPDGLDIRFAVNTVAPYLLATRLTLLMGPGGRVVNLSSAAQAKVDLQALAGQNSRPLPDKTAYAQSKLAITMWTNHLAALYQDDGPLFVAVNPGSLLGSKMVRDAYGMAGGDLKIGADILTRAALSEEFAHANGKYFDNDSGRFASPHRDATQPKLCAEVVNTMQTWLAAR; this is encoded by the coding sequence ATGCCCAAAACCATCCTCCTCACCGGCGCGACCGACGGCATCGGCCTCGAAACCGCGAAGATGCTCGCGCCCCTGGGCCACCACCTGCTGCTGCACGGCCGAAGCGCCGCCAAACTCGAACAAACCAAGAGCCAAGTCGCCTCACTGCCCGGTGCAGGGCCGGTTGAAACCTACGCCGCCGACCTGTCGGACATGAAGCAGGTCGAAGCGCTCGCCGCCGAGGTTTCCAGCAAGCATGAGAAGCTGGATGTGCTGATCAACAACGCAGGCGTCTTCATGACCCCGACCCCCGTCACGCCCGACGGCCTGGACATCCGCTTTGCGGTGAACACGGTCGCGCCGTACCTACTCGCAACCCGTTTGACTTTGCTCATGGGACCGGGCGGCCGGGTGGTGAACCTGTCCTCCGCCGCGCAAGCGAAGGTCGACCTTCAAGCGTTGGCCGGCCAAAACTCACGGCCGCTCCCCGACAAGACCGCCTACGCCCAGAGCAAACTCGCGATCACCATGTGGACCAACCACCTCGCAGCGCTCTACCAGGACGACGGCCCGCTCTTCGTCGCGGTCAACCCCGGGTCACTGCTGGGCAGCAAGATGGTCCGCGACGCCTACGGCATGGCGGGCGGCGACCTGAAGATCGGTGCCGACATCCTCACCCGCGCCGCGCTGTCCGAAGAATTCGCCCACGCCAACGGCAAGTACTTCGACAACGACTCCGGTCGATTCGCTTCACCCCACCGCGACGCAACCCAACCCAAGCTGTGCGCCGAAGTGGTCAACACCATGCAGACATGGCTGGCCGCACGGTGA
- a CDS encoding LLM class oxidoreductase has protein sequence MTTAAASTTPFPSLNRGYNSVFRAGKLSLGLVVPVTEYTQSRVPDMHDQARRIKLAETLGFSAVWLRDVPFDVPSFGDAGQLYDPFVYLGLLAGQTEKIALGVASIILPLRHPAHVAKAAASVDALSGGRLILGVASGDRPDEYPALNIPYDSRGQRFRESFEYIRTMSETAPPFDNDFGSSLGGIDMLPKPTAGSIPMLVTGGSQQNPDWVAQHGDGWMTYPRNLDAQAHVIQDWQQRVEAAGRAPQPVLQTVYIDLAENPDTPPQPIHLGMRLGMNHLLDYVKSLEAIGVNHLALNLRFNQADIDQTLHRLADDLLPHFHD, from the coding sequence ATGACCACGGCCGCCGCGTCAACCACCCCATTCCCCAGCCTCAACCGCGGATACAACAGCGTATTCCGCGCGGGGAAGCTGTCCCTCGGCCTGGTCGTGCCCGTCACGGAGTACACCCAATCCCGGGTGCCGGACATGCACGACCAGGCCCGTCGGATCAAGCTCGCCGAGACCTTGGGTTTCTCGGCGGTGTGGCTGCGCGATGTGCCGTTTGATGTGCCTTCGTTCGGCGACGCGGGGCAGCTGTACGACCCGTTTGTCTACCTAGGCCTACTTGCGGGCCAGACCGAAAAGATCGCACTCGGCGTGGCGAGCATCATCCTGCCGCTGCGCCACCCCGCCCACGTCGCCAAAGCGGCGGCGAGTGTGGATGCGTTGTCGGGGGGTCGGTTGATCCTCGGCGTGGCGTCGGGCGATCGGCCGGACGAATACCCCGCGCTCAACATCCCCTACGACTCGCGTGGCCAACGCTTCCGCGAGAGCTTTGAATACATCCGCACGATGAGCGAGACCGCCCCGCCGTTCGACAACGATTTCGGCAGCTCGCTGGGCGGCATCGACATGCTGCCCAAACCCACCGCCGGCTCGATCCCGATGCTCGTCACCGGCGGCAGCCAACAAAACCCCGACTGGGTCGCCCAGCACGGCGACGGCTGGATGACCTACCCGCGTAACCTCGACGCCCAGGCCCACGTCATCCAGGACTGGCAGCAACGCGTCGAAGCCGCAGGCCGAGCGCCGCAGCCCGTGCTGCAAACGGTGTATATCGATCTTGCCGAGAACCCCGACACGCCGCCCCAGCCGATCCACCTCGGCATGCGGCTGGGGATGAACCACCTGCTCGACTACGTGAAATCGCTCGAAGCCATCGGCGTGAATCACCTGGCGCTCAACCTGCGTTTCAACCAGGCCGACATCGACCAAACGCTCCACCGCCTGGCCGACGATTTGCTGCCCCACTTCCACGACTAA
- a CDS encoding zinc-dependent alcohol dehydrogenase family protein, which yields MKAMLVKSYGPDSVFEAAEVATPEAKAGEVLVKIAASSVNTVDTMIRTMGEALPLSPAAPAILGMDFAGTVEAVGEGVEGYAVGDEVYGCAGGLADLPGTLAEYIAADSKLIAHKPKNLSMAEAAALPLVVITAYEGLKRAGITAGQKVLVHGGSGGVGHVALQLAKHWGADVYATGGGDKQLELIQQLGATPINYKTETVEDYVANHTGGAGFDIVYDSVGGANMANSFEAAALNGHVASTVSMCELDLTTAHFKGLSLHVVFMLIPMLHNFKREEHAAILSDVTTIAEAGGLKPVLDENKFTLDQAGEAHARLESKQGMGKVVVEN from the coding sequence ATGAAAGCCATGCTCGTTAAATCCTACGGCCCCGACTCCGTGTTCGAGGCCGCCGAGGTCGCCACCCCCGAAGCCAAGGCCGGCGAAGTGCTGGTGAAGATCGCCGCGTCGAGCGTCAACACCGTCGACACGATGATCCGCACGATGGGCGAAGCGCTGCCGTTGTCGCCCGCCGCCCCCGCGATCCTGGGGATGGACTTCGCCGGCACGGTCGAAGCGGTGGGTGAAGGCGTCGAAGGCTACGCCGTGGGCGATGAGGTATACGGATGTGCCGGCGGCCTGGCTGACCTGCCCGGCACGTTGGCCGAGTACATCGCCGCGGACAGCAAGCTGATCGCGCACAAGCCCAAGAACCTGTCGATGGCCGAGGCCGCGGCACTGCCTCTGGTGGTGATCACCGCCTACGAAGGCCTCAAGCGTGCGGGTATCACCGCAGGACAAAAAGTCCTGGTCCACGGCGGCTCGGGTGGCGTGGGCCACGTCGCCCTGCAACTCGCCAAACACTGGGGTGCCGACGTCTACGCGACCGGCGGCGGCGACAAGCAGCTCGAACTCATCCAGCAGCTCGGCGCGACCCCCATCAACTACAAGACCGAAACGGTGGAAGACTACGTCGCCAATCACACCGGCGGCGCGGGCTTCGACATCGTCTACGACTCGGTGGGCGGGGCCAACATGGCCAACTCCTTCGAGGCCGCGGCCCTCAACGGCCACGTCGCCTCGACCGTCTCGATGTGCGAGCTCGACCTGACCACCGCCCACTTCAAGGGCCTGTCGCTGCACGTCGTGTTCATGCTGATCCCGATGCTGCACAACTTCAAGCGTGAAGAGCACGCCGCGATCTTGAGCGACGTGACGACTATCGCCGAGGCCGGCGGACTCAAGCCCGTGCTCGATGAAAACAAGTTCACCCTGGATCAGGCTGGCGAAGCCCACGCCCGCCTGGAGAGCAAGCAAGGTATGGGCAAAGTTGTTGTTGAGAACTAA
- a CDS encoding enoyl-CoA hydratase/isomerase family protein — MSYDKFTTFKTDIEDAVMWVTFDFPPVNVQGQEMLADLNSLALRLERDRDIKVVVFQSANPEIWVCHYDTNLLKDMSTEAVSRDEANLLDLQSVCERISKLPQATIAKLEGFARGGGHELALALDMRFAARGKFKFMQMEVGMGILPCGGGASRMARQCGLGRALEIILSARDFTAEEAEAYGTVNKVLEPDEIGEYVDDLAKRISKFPAESISACKSMVYESIDKPIDEALKAEAYWLYQATSKTPAVKRFQIADDKGLEHDIENQRNWNDLVMGVQEIQ; from the coding sequence ATGAGCTACGACAAATTCACCACGTTCAAAACCGACATCGAAGACGCCGTGATGTGGGTCACCTTCGACTTCCCGCCCGTCAACGTCCAGGGCCAGGAGATGCTGGCCGACCTCAACAGCCTCGCCCTTCGGCTGGAGCGCGACCGCGACATCAAGGTCGTCGTCTTCCAGTCGGCCAACCCCGAGATCTGGGTCTGCCACTACGACACCAACCTGCTCAAAGACATGTCCACCGAGGCGGTGTCGCGTGACGAAGCGAATCTGCTCGACCTGCAATCGGTCTGCGAACGCATCAGCAAGCTGCCCCAGGCCACCATCGCCAAGCTCGAAGGCTTCGCCCGCGGCGGCGGCCACGAGCTCGCCCTCGCGTTGGATATGCGCTTTGCTGCTCGCGGTAAGTTCAAGTTCATGCAGATGGAAGTCGGCATGGGCATCCTGCCCTGCGGCGGTGGTGCTTCGCGGATGGCCCGCCAATGCGGCCTGGGCCGGGCACTCGAGATCATTCTCAGCGCCCGTGACTTCACCGCCGAGGAAGCCGAAGCCTACGGCACCGTCAACAAAGTCCTCGAGCCCGACGAGATCGGCGAGTACGTCGACGACCTCGCCAAGCGGATTTCGAAGTTCCCCGCCGAGTCGATCAGCGCCTGCAAGAGCATGGTCTACGAATCGATCGACAAGCCGATCGACGAAGCCCTCAAGGCCGAGGCCTACTGGCTCTACCAGGCGACCAGCAAAACCCCCGCGGTCAAGCGTTTCCAGATCGCCGACGACAAGGGCCTGGAGCACGACATCGAGAACCAACGCAACTGGAACGACCTGGTCATGGGCGTCCAGGAAATCCAGTAA
- a CDS encoding putative quinol monooxygenase yields MPKLTIVANIHAIPDQIDRVKAELEKLIPITRAEAGCLQYDLHQDNDDPAHFLFFENWESRELWQHHMNAPHLAAYLEATEGAVAEFTVDEMTQVD; encoded by the coding sequence ATGCCCAAGCTCACCATCGTCGCCAACATCCACGCCATTCCTGACCAGATCGATCGGGTCAAGGCCGAGCTGGAGAAGCTCATCCCGATCACCCGGGCCGAGGCGGGCTGCCTGCAGTACGACCTGCACCAGGACAACGACGACCCCGCCCACTTCCTGTTCTTCGAGAACTGGGAGTCCCGCGAGCTCTGGCAGCACCACATGAACGCCCCTCACCTCGCCGCCTACCTCGAAGCGACCGAAGGCGCGGTGGCCGAGTTCACCGTGGACGAAATGACTCAGGTCGACTGA
- a CDS encoding winged helix-turn-helix transcriptional regulator, protein MTRKYCWKTGCDVEASLSVIGGKWKPVLLCHLMQGPKRFGELRRLVPNATERMITLQLRELEADGVVHREVFPEVPPRVEYTITEFGRTLEPILVQMQQWGCDFKVRRLAEEAQHAREAHEASEIQSESA, encoded by the coding sequence ATGACGCGAAAGTATTGTTGGAAAACAGGTTGTGACGTTGAGGCCTCGCTCAGCGTCATCGGAGGAAAATGGAAGCCGGTGCTTTTATGCCACCTGATGCAGGGGCCCAAACGCTTCGGCGAGCTCCGTCGGCTCGTTCCGAACGCCACCGAACGCATGATCACCCTCCAGCTCCGTGAGCTGGAAGCGGACGGTGTGGTGCATCGCGAGGTCTTCCCGGAGGTCCCGCCGCGGGTGGAGTACACGATCACCGAGTTCGGCCGAACGCTCGAGCCGATCCTGGTGCAGATGCAGCAGTGGGGCTGTGATTTCAAGGTCCGTCGATTGGCGGAAGAGGCGCAACATGCGCGAGAAGCGCATGAGGCGTCCGAGATTCAGAGTGAATCAGCCTGA
- the mdoH gene encoding glucans biosynthesis glucosyltransferase MdoH, with protein MSDIVPNSPVPRMLRTTSGALFSRFSLLLATVASTYLASYAFGHVVFGDDGNGVNPVTIALWLLFCVLFLWVAQGFWTATIGLLQMLRRSPNAVFKVKVETQPWMAPEKLPRTAILMPIYNEDSIRVFAGVEAIIRSIHAQGYTSAFDHYILSDTTDPTVWLEEETQLAAILDQFADEGVDVNIYYRRRHKNKARKSGNIEDFCERFGSAYNFMLTLDADSVMDGGTIVEMVHRASAQDDIGILQVPPQPVNRNSLFARCQQYAASVYGEVFNVGFGHWTHLDGNYYGHNALIRVQPFIDHCGLPLLPGKAPLGGEILSHDFVEAALIRKAGYKVQIAFDLDGSYEECPTTLVDYAIRDQRWCQGNMQHIRLVFTRGYKWMSRIHLGMGVMSYLASPLWLAFMLLGLMAVVIAGGTAADPYEPFGPFLIGITLFAVVMAMLLIPKFYAVCLVLQRPDVMRAHGGELQAVLGAMIEVGISILIAPLMMVYHTMFVINTLIGRTVKWNAQQRDESAVGWGDAARNHWRHTVGGIVSIAVIAWLAPSLFFWALPVLVGLVVSIPVSVMLSSVGVGTWLREHRLLMIPEEHDTPKVLRLHATALERTQAVADAVADQHPMDRVVRDPAFNRFHLAALASNREPFESTVNVAAALEQAAQDGLPELERPEQVAILSNPHALRRLHHAAWV; from the coding sequence GTGAGTGACATCGTCCCCAACAGCCCCGTCCCCCGCATGCTCCGCACGACCAGCGGGGCGCTCTTCTCTCGCTTCAGCCTTCTGCTGGCGACGGTCGCGAGCACGTATCTCGCCTCGTACGCCTTCGGCCACGTCGTCTTCGGCGACGACGGCAACGGCGTGAACCCCGTGACCATCGCGTTGTGGCTGTTGTTCTGCGTGCTGTTTCTCTGGGTCGCGCAGGGGTTCTGGACCGCCACCATCGGGCTGCTGCAGATGCTCCGCCGTTCACCCAACGCGGTGTTCAAGGTCAAGGTGGAGACCCAGCCGTGGATGGCCCCGGAGAAGCTCCCCCGCACCGCGATCCTGATGCCGATCTACAACGAAGACAGCATCCGCGTCTTCGCCGGCGTCGAAGCGATCATCCGCTCGATCCACGCCCAGGGCTACACCTCGGCCTTCGATCACTACATCCTCTCGGACACCACCGACCCCACCGTCTGGCTGGAAGAAGAAACCCAGCTCGCCGCGATCCTCGACCAGTTCGCCGACGAAGGCGTCGACGTCAACATCTACTACCGCCGCCGTCACAAGAACAAGGCGCGGAAGTCCGGCAACATCGAAGACTTCTGCGAACGCTTCGGCAGCGCCTACAACTTCATGCTCACCCTCGACGCCGACAGCGTCATGGACGGCGGCACCATCGTGGAGATGGTCCACCGTGCAAGCGCGCAGGACGACATCGGCATCCTCCAGGTCCCCCCGCAGCCGGTCAACCGCAACTCCCTCTTCGCCCGCTGCCAGCAGTACGCCGCCAGCGTCTACGGTGAAGTCTTCAACGTCGGCTTCGGGCACTGGACCCACCTCGATGGCAACTACTACGGCCACAACGCGCTCATCCGCGTCCAGCCGTTCATCGACCACTGCGGCCTCCCGCTGCTCCCGGGCAAAGCGCCCCTCGGCGGCGAGATCCTCTCGCACGACTTCGTCGAGGCCGCGCTCATCCGCAAGGCGGGCTACAAGGTCCAGATCGCCTTCGACCTCGACGGCAGCTACGAAGAATGCCCGACGACGCTCGTCGATTACGCCATCCGCGACCAGCGCTGGTGCCAGGGCAACATGCAGCACATCCGCCTCGTGTTCACCCGCGGCTACAAATGGATGTCGCGCATCCATCTGGGCATGGGCGTGATGTCGTACCTCGCCTCGCCGTTGTGGCTCGCGTTCATGCTGCTGGGGCTGATGGCGGTGGTCATCGCCGGGGGTACCGCCGCCGATCCGTACGAGCCCTTCGGCCCGTTCCTCATCGGTATCACGCTGTTCGCCGTGGTCATGGCGATGCTGCTGATCCCCAAGTTCTACGCGGTGTGTCTGGTGCTGCAACGCCCGGACGTCATGCGCGCCCACGGCGGCGAATTGCAGGCCGTGCTCGGCGCGATGATCGAGGTGGGCATCTCCATCCTGATCGCCCCGCTCATGATGGTCTACCACACGATGTTCGTGATCAACACGCTCATCGGCCGAACGGTCAAGTGGAACGCCCAGCAGCGTGACGAGTCGGCCGTGGGCTGGGGCGACGCCGCCCGCAACCACTGGCGGCACACCGTCGGCGGGATCGTCTCCATCGCCGTGATCGCCTGGCTCGCGCCGTCCCTGTTCTTCTGGGCGCTGCCCGTCCTCGTCGGGCTGGTCGTGTCGATCCCCGTGTCGGTCATGCTCTCGAGCGTCGGCGTGGGCACCTGGTTGCGTGAGCACCGCCTGCTCATGATCCCCGAGGAACACGACACCCCGAAAGTGCTGCGCCTGCACGCGACCGCACTTGAGCGCACCCAAGCCGTCGCCGACGCCGTGGCGGACCAGCACCCCATGGACCGTGTCGTCCGCGACCCCGCGTTCAACCGCTTCCACCTCGCCGCGCTCGCCAGCAACCGTGAGCCCTTCGAGTCCACGGTCAACGTCGCCGCCGCTTTGGAACAAGCTGCACAGGACGGCCTCCCGGAACTCGAACGCCCCGAACAGGTCGCCATCCTCTCCAACCCCCACGCCCTGCGCCGCCTGCACCACGCCGCGTGGGTGTAA